A window from Streptomyces subrutilus encodes these proteins:
- a CDS encoding HAMP domain-containing sensor histidine kinase, which translates to MRTRLLPLLVVLMAGTLLALGFPLAVSLAAGQQQRVVVDRIDDSARFAALAQFFVDAEGSGSNGADDRLETLKQELARYQELYGIRVGIFYRDDNALARSPGWWRLPESGEGRRAFDEALAGRRSHDPPQVWPWQTHGRLLVASPVVLDGDVVAVVATESPTDQMRGRILRGWLFIAGGLAAAMLVAFGAALRLTSWVLKPVQTLDAAAHGIATGRMNSRVAAAGGPPELQRLAHSFNEMADNVEEVLEQQRAFVADASHQLRNPLAALLLRIELLALELPEGNEEIASVRTEGKRLTQVLDDLLDLALAEHASAEISLTDIAALAAERVAAWRPYAEEKGVRLTGTGRTAVTGWADPIALSSALDAVIDNALKFTPAGEEVEVAVAAAGRVVQVTVADRGPGLTDEELQRIGDRFWRSGRHQNVKGSGLGLSISRTLLAAGGGSLAYAPNPPHGLRVTVTVPRTEPHAA; encoded by the coding sequence GTGCGCACCCGGCTGCTCCCCCTCCTCGTCGTCCTCATGGCGGGCACCCTGCTCGCCCTCGGCTTCCCGCTGGCCGTCAGCCTCGCCGCGGGACAGCAGCAGCGGGTGGTCGTCGACCGGATCGACGACAGCGCCCGCTTCGCCGCCCTCGCGCAGTTCTTCGTCGACGCCGAGGGCTCCGGCTCCAACGGCGCCGACGACCGCCTGGAGACCCTGAAACAGGAACTCGCCCGCTACCAGGAGCTGTACGGCATCCGCGTCGGCATCTTCTACCGCGACGACAACGCCCTGGCCCGCTCGCCCGGCTGGTGGCGGCTCCCCGAGTCGGGCGAGGGCCGGCGCGCCTTCGACGAGGCGCTCGCCGGACGCCGCAGCCACGACCCGCCCCAGGTGTGGCCCTGGCAGACCCACGGCCGACTGCTCGTCGCCTCACCGGTCGTCCTCGACGGCGACGTGGTCGCGGTCGTCGCCACCGAATCGCCCACCGACCAGATGCGCGGCCGGATCCTGCGCGGCTGGCTGTTCATCGCCGGCGGGCTGGCCGCCGCGATGCTGGTGGCCTTCGGCGCCGCCCTGCGCCTCACCAGCTGGGTGCTCAAGCCCGTGCAGACCCTCGACGCGGCCGCCCACGGCATCGCCACCGGGCGGATGAACTCGCGGGTCGCGGCCGCCGGCGGCCCTCCGGAACTCCAGCGGCTGGCCCACTCGTTCAACGAGATGGCCGACAACGTGGAAGAGGTCCTGGAGCAGCAGCGGGCGTTCGTCGCCGACGCCTCCCACCAGCTGCGCAACCCGCTCGCCGCCCTGCTCCTGCGGATCGAGCTCCTCGCCCTGGAGCTGCCCGAGGGCAACGAGGAGATCGCCTCCGTGCGGACCGAGGGCAAGCGCCTGACCCAGGTCCTCGACGACCTGCTGGACCTGGCGCTGGCCGAGCACGCCTCCGCCGAGATCAGCCTCACCGACATCGCCGCGCTGGCCGCCGAACGCGTCGCGGCCTGGCGCCCGTACGCCGAGGAGAAGGGCGTCCGCCTCACCGGGACCGGCCGCACCGCCGTCACCGGCTGGGCCGACCCCATCGCCCTGTCCAGCGCGCTGGACGCCGTCATCGACAACGCCCTCAAGTTCACGCCCGCCGGAGAGGAGGTCGAGGTCGCCGTCGCCGCCGCCGGACGCGTCGTCCAGGTGACCGTCGCCGACCGCGGACCCGGCCTCACCGACGAGGAACTGCAGCGCATCGGCGACCGCTTCTGGCGCAGCGGCCGCCACCAGAACGTCAAGGGCTCCGGCCTGGGCCTGTCCATCTCCCGCACCCTGCTCGCCGCGGGCGGCGGATCCCTCGCGTACGCCCCGAACCCGCCGCACGGGCTGCGCGTGACGGTCACCGTCCCGCGCACCGAACCGCACGCCGCGTAG
- a CDS encoding response regulator transcription factor, protein MRLLLVEDDDHVAAALSAILARHGFRVTHARNGEEALQALLPAGAPPFGVVLLDLGLPDQDGYEVCGKIRKRTATPVIMVTARADVRSRIHGLNMGADDYVTKPYDTGELLARIHAVARRTGASEEAAATGTGTPALVRLGPVSIELPTRRVSVDGTDVPLTRKEFDLLALLAQQPGVVFRREQIISEVWRTSWEGTGRTLEVHVASLRSKLRMPSLIETVRGVGYRLVVPAAP, encoded by the coding sequence ATGAGACTGCTGCTCGTCGAGGACGACGACCACGTCGCCGCCGCCCTGTCCGCGATCCTCGCCCGACACGGCTTCCGGGTCACCCACGCCCGCAACGGCGAGGAGGCCCTGCAGGCCCTGCTGCCCGCCGGCGCCCCGCCCTTCGGCGTGGTCCTCCTCGACCTCGGCCTCCCCGACCAGGACGGGTACGAGGTCTGCGGCAAGATCCGCAAGCGCACCGCCACGCCCGTCATCATGGTCACCGCACGGGCCGACGTGCGCTCGCGCATCCACGGCCTGAACATGGGCGCCGACGACTACGTCACCAAGCCGTACGACACCGGCGAGCTCCTCGCCCGCATCCACGCCGTCGCCCGCCGCACGGGCGCCTCCGAAGAGGCCGCCGCCACCGGCACCGGAACGCCCGCCCTGGTCCGCCTCGGCCCCGTCAGCATCGAGCTCCCCACCCGCAGGGTCAGTGTGGACGGCACCGACGTGCCGCTCACCCGCAAGGAGTTCGACCTGTTGGCCCTGCTCGCGCAGCAGCCCGGAGTCGTCTTCCGACGCGAACAGATCATCAGCGAGGTCTGGCGCACCAGCTGGGAGGGGACCGGGCGCACCCTGGAGGTCCACGTCGCCTCGCTGCGCTCCAAGCTGCGCATGCCCTCGCTCATCGAGACCGTCCGCGGGGTGGGCTACCGGCTCGTCGTCCCGGCCGCTCCCTGA
- a CDS encoding amino acid ABC transporter ATP-binding protein, whose amino-acid sequence MSGVSVAKDVQDAAGAADDLVVLSNVNKHFGALHVLQDIDLSIARGEVVVVIGPSGSGKSTLCRTINRLETIDSGTITLDGKPLPAEGRELARLRADVGMVFQSFNLFAHKTVLENVMLGQLKVRKTGQAAAREKAAALLERVGVGSQADKYPAQLSGGQQQRVAIARALAMDPKVMLFDEPTSALDPEMINEVLEVMQQLAREGMTMVVVTHEMGFARSAANRVVFMADGKILEEAAPEQFFSNPRSDRAKDFLSKILHH is encoded by the coding sequence ATGAGCGGAGTATCAGTGGCCAAGGACGTGCAGGACGCGGCCGGTGCCGCGGACGACCTGGTCGTACTGAGCAACGTCAACAAGCACTTCGGCGCGCTGCACGTGCTTCAGGACATCGATCTGAGCATTGCCCGCGGTGAGGTGGTCGTGGTGATCGGTCCTTCGGGATCGGGCAAGTCCACGCTGTGCCGGACGATCAACCGGCTGGAGACGATCGACTCGGGCACCATCACGCTCGACGGGAAGCCGCTGCCGGCCGAGGGCCGCGAACTGGCCCGGCTGCGCGCGGACGTGGGCATGGTCTTCCAGTCGTTCAACCTCTTCGCGCACAAGACGGTGCTGGAGAACGTCATGCTGGGCCAGCTCAAGGTCCGCAAGACGGGCCAGGCCGCGGCCCGCGAGAAGGCGGCGGCGCTGCTGGAGCGGGTGGGCGTCGGCTCGCAGGCCGACAAGTACCCGGCGCAGCTGTCGGGCGGCCAGCAGCAGCGCGTGGCCATCGCCCGCGCGCTGGCGATGGACCCGAAGGTCATGCTGTTCGACGAGCCGACCTCGGCGCTCGACCCGGAGATGATCAACGAGGTGCTGGAGGTCATGCAGCAGCTCGCCCGGGAGGGGATGACGATGGTGGTCGTCACGCACGAGATGGGCTTCGCCCGCTCCGCGGCCAACCGCGTCGTCTTCATGGCCGACGGCAAGATCCTCGAAGAGGCCGCGCCCGAGCAGTTCTTCAGCAATCCGCGCAGTGACCGTGCCAAGGACTTCCTGTCGAAGATCCTGCACCACTGA
- a CDS encoding glutamate ABC transporter substrate-binding protein — protein sequence MKVLKTGAAVAAAVALALTATACGGGTKDGAAGSSGDAKKDKVVIGIKFDQPGVGLKTPEGKFTGFDVDVATYVAKELGYAPEQIEFKQAVSAERENLIANGDVKFVVASYSINDKRKEKVDFAGPYLLAHQDLLVRADDSSITKAEDLNKKKLCSVTGSTSAQNVKTKLAPEADLLEQGGYSECLTGLENKKVDALTTDNSILAGYAAQEKNKGKFKLVGLSLSNENYGIGLKKGDKDLQTKINAALKKMVADGAWETAVKNNFGPANYKNEPAPQITEGS from the coding sequence ATGAAGGTTCTCAAGACCGGTGCGGCCGTCGCCGCGGCCGTCGCTCTCGCCCTGACCGCGACCGCGTGCGGTGGCGGCACCAAGGACGGCGCCGCCGGCTCGTCCGGTGACGCGAAGAAGGACAAGGTCGTCATCGGCATCAAGTTCGACCAGCCGGGTGTGGGTCTGAAGACCCCGGAGGGCAAGTTCACCGGTTTCGACGTGGACGTCGCGACCTACGTGGCCAAGGAGCTCGGCTACGCGCCCGAGCAGATCGAGTTCAAGCAGGCCGTCAGCGCCGAGCGCGAGAACCTGATCGCCAACGGCGACGTGAAGTTCGTCGTCGCGAGCTACTCGATCAACGACAAGCGCAAGGAGAAGGTCGACTTCGCCGGCCCGTACCTCCTCGCGCACCAGGACCTGCTCGTCCGCGCCGACGACTCCTCCATCACCAAGGCCGAGGACCTGAACAAGAAGAAGCTCTGTTCGGTCACCGGCTCCACCTCGGCGCAGAACGTCAAGACCAAGCTGGCCCCCGAGGCGGACCTGCTGGAGCAGGGCGGCTACTCCGAGTGCCTGACGGGCCTGGAGAACAAGAAGGTCGACGCCCTGACCACGGACAACTCGATCCTCGCGGGTTACGCGGCGCAGGAGAAGAACAAGGGGAAGTTCAAGCTGGTCGGGCTGAGCCTGAGCAACGAGAACTACGGCATCGGCCTGAAGAAGGGCGACAAGGACCTTCAGACGAAGATCAACGCCGCGCTCAAGAAGATGGTCGCGGACGGCGCCTGGGAGACGGCCGTCAAGAACAACTTCGGTCCGGCCAACTACAAGAACGAGCCGGCCCCGCAGATCACCGAAGGCAGCTGA
- a CDS encoding amino acid ABC transporter permease, translating to MFDFLDSGQYDLLGAFWVTVQLTLYSAAGSLIWGIVLAGMRVSPVPLLRGFGTAYVNLVRNTPLTVLIIGCSLGLSQTLDISLGGSTFKETGFRLAVLGLVAYTGTFVCEALRSGINTVPVGQAEAARALGLSFFQVLTLIVLPQAFRAVVAPLANVLIALTKNTTVAAAIGVAEAALLMKEMVENEAQALFAVFGVFALGFVLLTLPTGLLLGWVAKRVAVKR from the coding sequence GTGTTCGATTTTCTTGATTCCGGGCAGTACGACCTGCTCGGAGCCTTCTGGGTGACGGTTCAGCTCACCCTCTACTCGGCGGCCGGATCCCTCATATGGGGCATCGTCCTGGCCGGCATGCGGGTCAGCCCGGTCCCGTTGTTGCGGGGGTTCGGCACCGCCTACGTCAACCTCGTGCGCAACACCCCGCTGACCGTGCTGATCATCGGCTGCTCGCTGGGGCTCAGCCAGACCCTGGACATATCCCTGGGCGGTTCCACGTTCAAGGAGACCGGCTTCCGGCTCGCGGTCCTCGGTCTCGTGGCGTACACCGGCACCTTCGTCTGCGAGGCGCTGCGCTCGGGCATCAACACGGTGCCCGTCGGCCAGGCGGAGGCGGCCCGGGCCCTGGGACTGAGCTTCTTCCAGGTGCTCACGCTGATCGTGCTCCCCCAGGCCTTCCGGGCGGTCGTCGCACCGCTCGCCAACGTACTGATCGCCCTCACCAAGAACACCACGGTGGCGGCGGCCATCGGCGTGGCCGAAGCGGCCCTGCTGATGAAGGAAATGGTCGAGAACGAGGCCCAGGCGCTCTTCGCCGTCTTCGGCGTCTTCGCCCTCGGCTTCGTCCTGCTGACCCTGCCCACCGGCCTGCTCCTGGGCTGGGTGGCCAAGCGAGTGGCGGTGAAGCGATGA
- a CDS encoding amino acid ABC transporter permease, with translation MTSVLYDTPGPRAKARNWIYSGIFVVAFGLVAWWALSLMGEKNQLDADKWTPFVTDGQIWTTFLIPGLLETLKAGAIAMVIAIPLGALLGIGRLSDHAWVRVPVGAVVEFFRAIPVLMLMLFGSALFVQFSTVSSDVRPLYAVITGLVLYNAAVIAEIVRAGVLSLPSGQTDAAKAIGMRKGQTMVYVLVPQAVTAMLPALVSQLVVILKDTALGGSLLGLGELLSMNRQISANYSNTIATLVVIALIYIAVNFALTTFASWLEGRLRKSTKGSGAVVGAGDAAAPAAVPTGGGGA, from the coding sequence ATGACCTCGGTGCTCTACGACACCCCGGGCCCGCGGGCCAAGGCCCGCAACTGGATCTACAGCGGGATCTTCGTCGTCGCGTTCGGCCTCGTCGCCTGGTGGGCGCTGTCGCTCATGGGCGAGAAGAACCAGCTCGACGCAGACAAGTGGACCCCGTTCGTCACGGACGGCCAGATCTGGACCACGTTCCTGATCCCCGGCCTGCTGGAGACCCTCAAGGCCGGCGCGATCGCCATGGTGATCGCCATTCCGCTGGGCGCCCTGCTGGGTATCGGGCGGCTCTCCGACCACGCCTGGGTGCGCGTCCCGGTCGGCGCCGTCGTGGAGTTCTTCCGCGCGATCCCGGTGCTGATGCTCATGCTGTTCGGCTCGGCGCTGTTCGTGCAGTTCTCGACCGTCTCCTCGGACGTCCGCCCGCTGTACGCGGTCATCACCGGCCTGGTGCTCTACAACGCGGCCGTCATCGCCGAGATCGTCCGGGCGGGCGTGCTCTCGCTGCCCTCCGGCCAGACGGACGCCGCCAAGGCGATCGGCATGCGCAAGGGCCAGACCATGGTCTACGTGCTGGTCCCGCAGGCCGTCACGGCCATGCTGCCGGCCCTGGTGAGCCAGCTCGTGGTGATCCTCAAGGACACCGCGCTCGGCGGCTCCCTGCTGGGCCTGGGCGAGCTGCTGTCGATGAACCGGCAGATCTCGGCCAACTACAGCAACACCATCGCGACCCTCGTCGTGATCGCCCTGATCTACATCGCGGTCAACTTCGCCCTCACCACCTTCGCGTCCTGGCTGGAGGGACGGCTGCGGAAGTCCACCAAGGGCTCCGGCGCCGTGGTCGGCGCGGGGGACGCCGCCGCCCCGGCCGCCGTGCCCACCGGTGGCGGCGGGGCCTGA
- a CDS encoding FAD-dependent monooxygenase produces MDPVIVVGAGPVGLSLSLALAGQGVPTVVLDEGPGKEEPRPARTVVLHSDTAAMVNRLGCATLRDEGAYFAAWRTVRRRQPAQRSTFDDGPAPLHLPQHALTRGLRDAACAHPLVQLITDSRLDSLEQDDHGVTAHTQGAETTWWRGSYLVGCDGARSTVRKLLGIRFPGRTAVERLAVAALRTELPWPGEALLHRNPPSGSDEVVARPLPDGVWRLDWLLPPRGELVTPETLVALVRDTLAVWCGGSTPPYDLLDTGVHTLHHRLARRWRDGRAFLAGDAAHLLGALGTQGVEEGLRDAENLAWKLSLAWHHGASEALLDSYGAERRTAVAARLRAADQAMAVLRAGGGLRTYLPGASRSAESLLTDGHLGRGPLGAQPSYAPPAAAHEVPTDTEPGGPVANVPVTAPDGSTVPLRDLLGGRPLALLVAPGTGVWDRRHWLGAGLMPRLAAAVGALPVRTDLLVADGYPGAPAHTVLLVRPDGHLAATFAGVRPEELHEAVDALRAAGPAVAPALAAPPSTTGAVID; encoded by the coding sequence ATGGACCCGGTGATCGTCGTCGGCGCGGGGCCCGTGGGTCTGTCCCTGTCCCTCGCCCTGGCCGGCCAGGGCGTGCCCACCGTCGTGCTCGACGAGGGGCCCGGCAAGGAGGAGCCCCGCCCGGCCCGCACGGTCGTGCTGCACTCCGACACCGCCGCCATGGTGAACCGGCTGGGCTGCGCGACCCTGCGCGACGAGGGCGCGTACTTCGCCGCCTGGCGCACCGTGCGGCGCCGGCAGCCCGCGCAGCGCAGCACCTTCGACGACGGCCCGGCGCCGCTGCACCTGCCGCAGCACGCCCTGACCCGCGGGCTGCGCGACGCGGCCTGCGCGCACCCCCTCGTCCAGTTGATCACCGACAGCCGGCTGGACTCCTTGGAGCAGGACGACCACGGGGTCACCGCGCACACCCAGGGCGCCGAAACCACCTGGTGGCGCGGGAGTTACCTGGTCGGCTGCGACGGTGCCCGCTCCACCGTCCGCAAACTGCTCGGCATCCGCTTCCCCGGCCGCACCGCCGTGGAACGCCTGGCCGTGGCCGCACTGCGCACCGAACTCCCCTGGCCCGGCGAGGCGTTGCTGCACCGCAATCCGCCGTCCGGGTCGGACGAGGTGGTCGCCCGGCCGCTGCCCGACGGGGTGTGGCGGCTGGACTGGCTGCTTCCGCCGCGCGGGGAGCTGGTGACGCCCGAAACCCTGGTGGCCCTCGTCCGCGACACCCTCGCGGTGTGGTGCGGGGGCAGCACTCCCCCGTACGACCTGCTCGACACCGGTGTCCACACGCTGCACCACCGACTCGCCCGGCGCTGGCGCGACGGCCGGGCCTTCCTCGCCGGAGACGCCGCGCACCTGCTGGGCGCCCTCGGCACCCAGGGGGTGGAGGAGGGGCTGCGGGACGCCGAGAACCTGGCCTGGAAGCTGTCCCTGGCCTGGCACCACGGCGCCTCCGAAGCCCTGCTCGACAGCTACGGGGCCGAGCGGCGCACCGCGGTCGCGGCCCGGCTGCGCGCGGCCGACCAGGCGATGGCGGTCCTGCGGGCCGGGGGCGGACTGCGCACCTACCTGCCGGGCGCGTCCCGCTCCGCCGAGTCCCTCCTGACCGACGGACACCTCGGCCGCGGGCCGCTGGGCGCGCAGCCCTCGTACGCCCCGCCCGCGGCCGCCCACGAGGTCCCCACGGACACGGAACCGGGCGGTCCGGTGGCGAACGTGCCCGTGACCGCCCCGGACGGCTCCACCGTGCCCCTGCGCGACCTGCTCGGCGGCCGGCCGCTGGCGCTCCTGGTGGCCCCGGGCACGGGCGTCTGGGACCGGCGCCACTGGCTGGGCGCCGGGCTGATGCCCCGGCTCGCGGCCGCGGTCGGCGCCCTGCCCGTGCGCACGGACCTGCTGGTGGCGGACGGCTACCCGGGGGCCCCGGCGCACACCGTGCTGCTGGTCCGGCCGGACGGCCATCTGGCGGCGACCTTCGCGGGGGTCCGGCCGGAGGAGCTGCACGAGGCGGTGGACGCGCTCCGGGCGGCGGGCCCCGCGGTCGCGCCCGCGCTGGCCGCGCCGCCGAGCACCACCGGCGCGGTGATCGATTGA
- a CDS encoding cysteine dioxygenase: MSAPAHAPAPAVVPAPAPAPAGGPTAAELLAFALATAADADVVASLPLDPQGRTWVRLDGPGGSEAWLIGWPPGTGTGWHDHAESRGAFATARGRLTENSLAVRLPSQGWKSLELAPDVDRGRRLGAGSGRAFGEHHVHEVLNESPAEHAISVHAYYPPLPLIRRYSRSGPVLTLEHVERPADWQ; the protein is encoded by the coding sequence ATGTCTGCACCCGCGCACGCGCCCGCGCCCGCCGTCGTCCCCGCGCCCGCCCCCGCTCCGGCCGGCGGCCCCACCGCCGCGGAACTCCTCGCCTTCGCCCTCGCGACCGCCGCCGACGCCGACGTCGTCGCCTCCCTCCCGCTCGATCCGCAGGGCCGCACCTGGGTGCGGCTGGACGGCCCGGGCGGCAGCGAGGCGTGGCTGATCGGCTGGCCCCCGGGCACCGGCACCGGCTGGCACGACCACGCCGAGTCGCGCGGCGCCTTCGCCACCGCCCGGGGCCGGCTCACCGAGAACTCGCTGGCCGTACGGCTGCCGTCGCAGGGCTGGAAGTCCCTGGAACTCGCCCCGGACGTGGACCGCGGCCGCCGGCTGGGCGCGGGCAGCGGGCGGGCCTTCGGCGAGCACCACGTGCACGAGGTGCTCAACGAGTCCCCGGCCGAGCACGCGATCTCGGTCCACGCGTACTACCCGCCGCTGCCGCTGATCCGCCGCTACAGCCGCTCCGGCCCGGTCCTCACCCTGGAGCACGTCGAGCGTCCGGCGGACTGGCAGTGA
- a CDS encoding rhodanese-like domain-containing protein has translation MSAPVGIDELLERVRAGYTRVGPQEAYAASRSGALLVDIRYQALRERDGLIPGALVVERNELEWRLDPRGSHRAAEATGHDLQVVVVCNEGYASSLAAASLHALGLSRATDLTGGFQAWKAAGLPVTPAA, from the coding sequence GTGAGCGCGCCGGTCGGCATCGACGAACTGCTGGAGCGGGTCCGCGCGGGGTACACCCGGGTCGGCCCGCAGGAGGCGTACGCCGCCTCCCGGTCCGGCGCCCTGCTGGTGGACATCCGCTACCAGGCCCTGCGCGAGCGGGACGGCCTGATCCCGGGCGCCCTGGTGGTCGAGCGCAACGAGCTGGAGTGGCGCCTGGACCCCCGGGGCAGCCACCGGGCCGCCGAGGCCACCGGCCACGACCTCCAGGTGGTGGTGGTCTGCAACGAGGGCTACGCCTCCAGCCTCGCGGCGGCTTCGCTGCACGCCCTGGGCCTGTCCCGCGCCACGGACCTGACCGGCGGCTTCCAGGCCTGGAAGGCGGCGGGCCTTCCCGTGACACCGGCCGCCTGA
- the recX gene encoding recombination regulator RecX — MREQEERGGGRRGGREDRGELPPQSPEEQARAICLRLLTGMPRTRRQLADALAKRGIPDEVSEQVLSRYEEVGLIDDAAFAGAWVESRHRGRGLARRALAQELRTKGVHATLVQEALEQLDSDQEEQTARDLVERKLRATRGLERDKRLRRLAGMLARKGYPEGMALRVVRRALEAEGEDADGVEYPRE; from the coding sequence GTGCGGGAGCAGGAAGAGCGGGGCGGCGGGCGCCGCGGCGGCCGTGAGGACCGCGGGGAACTGCCGCCCCAGAGCCCCGAGGAGCAGGCGCGGGCGATCTGCCTGCGCCTGCTCACGGGGATGCCGCGCACCCGGCGGCAGCTCGCGGACGCCCTGGCCAAGCGGGGCATCCCCGACGAGGTGTCGGAGCAGGTCCTCTCCCGGTACGAGGAGGTGGGCCTGATCGACGACGCCGCCTTCGCCGGCGCCTGGGTGGAGTCCCGTCACCGCGGCCGCGGCCTGGCGCGGCGGGCGCTCGCGCAGGAGCTGCGGACCAAGGGGGTCCACGCCACCCTCGTCCAGGAGGCGCTGGAACAGCTGGACTCCGACCAGGAGGAGCAGACCGCCCGGGACCTCGTGGAGCGCAAGCTCCGCGCCACCCGTGGCCTGGAGCGGGACAAGCGCCTGCGGCGGCTCGCCGGCATGCTCGCCCGCAAGGGGTATCCGGAGGGCATGGCCCTGCGGGTGGTGCGCAGGGCGCTCGAAGCCGAGGGCGAGGACGCCGACGGCGTCGAGTACCCCCGGGAGTAG
- the recA gene encoding recombinase RecA, which translates to MAGTDREKALDAALAQIERQFGKGAVMRLGDKPNDPIEVIPTGSTALDIALGVGGLPRGRVIEVYGPESSGKTTLTLHAVANAQKAGGTVAFVDAEHALDPEYAKALGVDTDNLILSQPDTGEQALEIVDMLVRSGALDLIVIDSVAALVPRAEIEGEMGDSHVGLQARLMSQALRKITGALNQSKTTAIFINQLREKIGVMFGSPETTTGGRALKFYASVRLDIRRIETLKDGTDAVGNRTRVKVVKNKVAPPFKQAEFDILYGHGISREGGLIDMGVEHGFVRKAGAWYTYEGDQLGQGKENARKFLCDNPALSDEIERKIKEKLGVGIRKDAAAPEAGTGIETAGADTAAAAVPAPASKAKTTAKAAVAKS; encoded by the coding sequence ATGGCAGGCACCGACCGCGAGAAGGCCCTGGACGCCGCGCTCGCACAGATTGAACGGCAATTCGGCAAGGGTGCGGTCATGCGCCTCGGCGACAAGCCGAACGACCCCATCGAGGTCATCCCCACCGGATCGACCGCGCTGGACATCGCACTCGGCGTCGGCGGGCTCCCCCGCGGCCGTGTGATCGAGGTGTACGGACCGGAGTCCTCCGGCAAGACGACCCTGACCCTGCACGCCGTGGCCAACGCGCAGAAGGCCGGCGGCACCGTCGCCTTCGTCGACGCCGAGCACGCGCTCGACCCCGAGTACGCCAAGGCCCTCGGCGTCGACACCGACAACCTCATCCTGTCGCAGCCGGACACCGGCGAGCAGGCGCTGGAGATCGTGGACATGCTCGTCCGCTCCGGAGCCCTCGACCTCATCGTCATCGACTCCGTGGCGGCCCTCGTGCCCCGCGCCGAGATCGAGGGCGAGATGGGCGACTCGCACGTGGGTCTCCAGGCCCGTCTGATGAGCCAGGCGCTCCGGAAGATCACCGGTGCGCTCAACCAGTCCAAGACCACCGCGATCTTCATCAACCAGCTCCGCGAGAAGATCGGCGTGATGTTCGGCTCGCCGGAGACCACCACCGGTGGCCGCGCGCTGAAGTTCTACGCCTCCGTGCGCCTGGACATCCGCCGCATCGAGACCCTGAAGGACGGCACGGACGCGGTCGGCAACCGCACCCGCGTCAAGGTCGTCAAGAACAAGGTCGCGCCGCCCTTCAAGCAGGCCGAGTTCGACATCCTCTACGGCCACGGCATCAGCCGCGAGGGCGGCCTGATCGACATGGGCGTCGAGCACGGCTTCGTCCGCAAGGCGGGCGCCTGGTACACGTACGAGGGCGACCAGCTCGGCCAGGGCAAGGAGAACGCGCGGAAGTTCCTCTGCGACAACCCCGCCCTCTCGGACGAGATCGAGCGGAAGATCAAGGAGAAGCTGGGCGTGGGCATCCGCAAGGACGCCGCGGCGCCCGAGGCCGGTACCGGCATCGAGACGGCGGGCGCCGACACGGCGGCCGCAGCGGTGCCCGCCCCCGCCTCGAAGGCCAAGACGACGGCCAAGGCCGCCGTGGCCAAGAGCTGA
- a CDS encoding Clp protease N-terminal domain-containing protein codes for MTNPSAEPLRMTNPVRLDDLIEAIKKVHPDTLEQLSGAVVAAEALGDVADHLIGHFVDQARRSGASWTDIGRSMGVTRQAAQKRFVPKADKEGEPGLDPNQGFGRFTPRARNVVVAAQNEARAAGNAEIRTEHLALGLLAEPEGLAAAALTARGVTADQVRAAAAADLPPALPEVPDLVPFDASAKKALELTFREALRLGHDYVGTEHVLLALLELEHGTGPLSGLGLDKAAVEAYVTAALAAVLGSADGAGQ; via the coding sequence ATGACGAATCCCTCCGCGGAACCCCTTCGCATGACCAACCCGGTACGCCTCGACGACCTGATCGAGGCCATCAAGAAGGTCCACCCCGACACCCTGGAGCAGCTCAGCGGCGCGGTCGTCGCCGCCGAGGCCCTCGGCGACGTGGCCGACCACCTCATCGGCCACTTCGTCGACCAGGCCCGCCGCTCGGGCGCCTCCTGGACCGACATCGGCCGCAGCATGGGCGTCACCCGCCAGGCCGCGCAGAAGCGGTTCGTCCCCAAGGCCGACAAGGAGGGCGAGCCGGGCCTCGACCCGAACCAGGGCTTCGGCCGGTTCACCCCCCGCGCCCGCAACGTCGTCGTCGCCGCGCAGAACGAGGCCCGCGCGGCCGGCAACGCCGAGATCCGCACCGAGCACCTGGCGCTGGGCCTGCTGGCCGAGCCCGAGGGCCTCGCCGCCGCCGCCCTCACCGCCCGGGGCGTCACCGCCGACCAGGTGCGCGCCGCCGCGGCCGCCGACCTGCCGCCGGCCCTGCCCGAGGTCCCCGACCTCGTCCCCTTCGACGCCTCCGCGAAGAAGGCCCTGGAACTCACCTTCCGCGAGGCCCTGCGCCTGGGCCACGACTACGTGGGCACCGAGCACGTCCTGCTGGCGCTCCTGGAGCTGGAGCACGGGACGGGTCCGCTCAGCGGCCTGGGCCTGGACAAGGCCGCCGTCGAGGCGTACGTCACCGCCGCCCTGGCAGCCGTACTCGGCTCCGCGGACGGCGCCGGGCAGTAG